Genomic segment of Pseudomonadota bacterium:
CCAGAAAATCCTGTATATCGAGAATCACATTTGCGAAGCATCTTTAAAGCATTATCATGGCGTTTAGTGGCAACATGTACAACGTTTGCCATTGTTTACCTGATTACGGGCAAAACTGCTTTTGCCATTTCAATTGCGGGCGTGGAGGTTGTTACCAAAATGATCATATACTACCTTCATGAGCGGGCATGGCAGCTGCTTCCCAGGGGGTCAGTGAGAAAATTGCTGAAGAAATAA
This window contains:
- a CDS encoding DUF2061 domain-containing protein; the encoded protein is MLKPENPVYRESHLRSIFKALSWRLVATCTTFAIVYLITGKTAFAISIAGVEVVTKMIIYYLHERAWQLLPRGSVRKLLKK